From the Candidatus Micrarchaeum acidiphilum ARMAN-2 genome, the window ACCATGCGGAAATCAATTGCAATTGGTGTAATCCTCGCCGTAGTGGTGCTTGCAGCCGTTGGCATATTATACTCTGGCAGGTATTATCATACAACCATAACTACGACGGTTTCTACCACTTCAACAATCGCCACGAGCACTACCTCCACTTCTTCTTCTGTCACAACCACGATACCGCAGGCAGAAATTAACCCGATCAATGTCACCCCAGAGATAAAAATAGCGCATATAGTAAACATAACAAATTTTACCGCTCCAAATTCGCAAGTGCCTGTCACTGCAAGCAATGCTCAATGCATTGGGGCTGAAAATGAATCCCTTCCGTACAAAAACGCAATTTCTGAATTCGAATACAATCCATGCCACATATACGACATAAACTACAGCATACCAACATTCTCATATACCTTCAAGCCCATAAGGGTTGCCAACACTCTGGAAAACCTCGCAATTTTGGGCCCGATTACCATATACAAGAATCTAGCCATTGTGGATCTTTCGGCGGACGTCAACGTTTCTGATGAAATGAATCGCAGTTATTATTTTGGGGCCCTAGTGGCCATAAATATGAGCACTGGAAAGCGTGTCTGGCAGCGTAACTTTACCAACCAACTAATGACGCAGCCTATACTGCAGAACGGCACATTGTTTGTAGGTACAGGCAGCGATTTCCAATTTTTGGGCGCTGGCAATATTGTTGTTGCCATAAACGCAACTAACGGAAATGAATATTGGGGCCTGCCATTCCTGGGACAGAAAATGCCAACATCTATCTACTACAACAAAACGCTAATCCTGCAGCCCAGCTTTAGTGAGCATATAACAATCCTGAATTCCAGCACTGGAGGAATAATAAAGGAGATAGACGCCGGAGCGCGTGACGCCATGTCATCCCCTGCAGTAGTCGGAGATCACGCATACTTCGGCGCGCATAATTATTCTCCGCCACATTCATTTTTCTACTCAATAAACCTTTCTTCAGGTGCGGAGCAATGGATTACCGAATTCTACAACTGCGGTGGAGGAGCGGAAGACACCTCACCATCGATATGGGGCGACATTGCAGTTTCCAGCTGTGTTAACGGCCACTCCAGCAATTCATCTGCCCTGTCAAATAGCAGCACTAACGCCAATTCAAAAATAAACGTTTTTTTAGTGGGTTTATACAGAAACAACGGCACTGTTGCATGGGCGTACTACGAGGGATATGGTAAAGTCCCGCTAAGAATCATGGCGCCCCCTACCACTGCGTATAAAAACACTGTCTATGCAGACTCACCTTCGATAGGCGTGCTATACGCTGTAAACATGACGACAGGCAAAAGGGAGTGGTCCTTCAGGACAGGCCCCACTTCAGGCAATGCCAATATAATCGGGAACCACATATTCATAGTAAACTCGACAGGCACACTCTTCGTTCTTGATCTGAACGGCGCCCTTTATAAGTCCTTAAATGTGGGCATACCTTACGGTCCAAGCGATGTAATAGAAGCGGGCAACAAAATAGTGCTTTACGGCACAAACGGCAGAATAGAATCGATTCCTCTAACCAGCATCCTTGGATAAGTAAGTGCCGTTTTTGTCAATTACAAGGTTTTTATATTCCAGTATAATCAACGCAAGCAAACATAAAAAAGGGTTGCTGTACCATTGTATAGCGGGTGAATAGATGGCAGATGAACAGATACAGTATAAAGGCTTGAAAAAGTACGAGCTGCCTCCGCTGCCGTACAAGATAGACGGTCTGGAGCCTTACATAAGCAAGGACATAGTTGACGTGCACTACAACGGCCACCACAAGGGCTATGTAAACACAGCAAACAGCCTCGTAGACAGGCTCAACGGCATAATAAAGGGCGACATAACAAGCTACGACATACACGGCCTTATAAGGAACATGA encodes:
- a CDS encoding Pyrrolo-quinoline quinone; its protein translation is MRKSIAIGVILAVVVLAAVGILYSGRYYHTTITTTVSTTSTIATSTTSTSSSVTTTIPQAEINPINVTPEIKIAHIVNITNFTAPNSQVPVTASNAQCIGAENESLPYKNAISEFEYNPCHIYDINYSIPTFSYTFKPIRVANTLENLAILGPITIYKNLAIVDLSADVNVSDEMNRSYYFGALVAINMSTGKRVWQRNFTNQLMTQPILQNGTLFVGTGSDFQFLGAGNIVVAINATNGNEYWGLPFLGQKMPTSIYYNKTLILQPSFSEHITILNSSTGGIIKEIDAGARDAMSSPAVVGDHAYFGAHNYSPPHSFFYSINLSSGAEQWITEFYNCGGGAEDTSPSIWGDIAVSSCVNGHSSNSSALSNSSTNANSKINVFLVGLYRNNGTVAWAYYEGYGKVPLRIMAPPTTAYKNTVYADSPSIGVLYAVNMTTGKREWSFRTGPTSGNANIIGNHIFIVNSTGTLFVLDLNGALYKSLNVGIPYGPSDVIEAGNKIVLYGTNGRIESIPLTSILG